The following proteins are encoded in a genomic region of Terriglobia bacterium:
- a CDS encoding NAD(P)/FAD-dependent oxidoreductase, giving the protein MRTIAIVGGGPAGSMTSTRLLQDAATQPGGGDVRVIVFEEKLGWEKPCGGGLSHKALKRYPFLREATELANPVWKMEVHAPGGATASINLREPLAIYSRRELNQLLLERSQRAGAEVVNDRVISAEKSGDKWRLGGRAASYEADYLIVAAGARSSLRNQLAGALKAKDFMLTFGYFVPGHEDLLRVEFFANFEGYAWSFPRLNHLSVGICGKVGEAHMSDLQRNLFGFMERHGYSTDSAPVFSHLLPSLEVESWAGLRLEGDGWALAGDAAGLTDPVTGEGLYFALRSGELLAEAILKGFSYARKVWDEFGSKLMLGARICPRFYHGEFLGAGLTTRMVQLCGRSKTFLNLFQDMVEGSQAYRGLPGRLFRNLPTYLVETAAHSVWKRMGIQSAEQA; this is encoded by the coding sequence TTGAGGACAATTGCCATCGTCGGTGGCGGACCCGCCGGCTCGATGACCTCCACAAGGCTGTTGCAGGACGCCGCGACGCAACCCGGCGGCGGCGATGTACGCGTCATCGTCTTCGAAGAGAAACTCGGTTGGGAGAAGCCCTGTGGAGGCGGCTTAAGCCACAAGGCGCTGAAACGGTATCCTTTTCTTCGTGAGGCAACGGAGCTGGCGAACCCGGTGTGGAAGATGGAGGTCCACGCGCCCGGAGGCGCGACCGCGTCGATCAATCTTCGTGAGCCCCTCGCCATTTATTCCAGGCGAGAACTGAACCAACTTCTTCTCGAACGCAGCCAGCGCGCCGGCGCGGAGGTGGTCAACGACCGCGTGATCAGCGCTGAAAAATCTGGCGACAAGTGGCGTTTGGGAGGTCGCGCTGCCTCCTATGAGGCTGACTATTTGATTGTTGCGGCGGGAGCGCGGAGCAGTTTGAGGAACCAATTGGCCGGGGCCCTCAAGGCAAAAGACTTCATGCTGACGTTTGGGTATTTTGTCCCAGGTCATGAGGACTTGCTTCGGGTGGAATTCTTCGCGAATTTTGAGGGCTATGCGTGGTCATTCCCGCGCTTGAACCACCTTTCCGTCGGGATATGCGGCAAGGTGGGAGAGGCCCACATGTCCGACCTGCAGCGAAACCTTTTCGGATTCATGGAACGACACGGATACTCGACCGACTCGGCCCCGGTCTTTAGCCATTTGCTGCCCTCGCTGGAAGTTGAAAGCTGGGCTGGCCTGCGCCTGGAGGGAGACGGGTGGGCGCTGGCTGGAGACGCAGCAGGATTGACAGACCCTGTCACGGGCGAAGGCCTCTACTTTGCGCTAAGATCAGGCGAATTACTGGCGGAGGCCATCCTGAAGGGTTTCTCTTACGCGCGAAAAGTCTGGGATGAATTTGGCAGCAAGCTCATGCTGGGCGCCCGAATATGTCCCAGGTTTTATCACGGCGAGTTTTTGGGGGCCGGCCTGACCACTCGCATGGTCCAGCTTTGTGGCCGGAGCAAAACGTTTTTGAACCTTTTCCAGGACATGGTGGAAGGCAGCCAGGCGTATCGTGGACTTCCCGGCCGCCTCTTCCGAAACCTGCCAACGTATCTGGTGGAGACGGCAGCACACTCCGTCTGGAAACGGATGGGGATCCAGTCTGCAGAGCAGGCTTAA